From a single Planctellipticum variicoloris genomic region:
- a CDS encoding ABC transporter permease produces MNLRTLVWRELAERPSAMLTSTLTILLGVMALVAIRHVTVFSEREVGQQLQSLGANMLVLPKDATLQDYYSADLTERTLPESHVSSILLENLPGVERLSPKLCVSAKVANRDVTLTGILPQSEFQAKAAWQSVSLFSNKHEGCKKASCGPKTYDAAPELLASERTIDKLKGNEAVIGADVAEFSGLKPGQSVELLGEKLQVLAVLPRTGTVDDSRVFAHLHTVQRLTSAGEVVNAIEVMGCCEDAAGGLVSKLAELLPDAKVVTISQVVSTQVGINRLMGQMSLYVLGILVIVGGASVASTISSNVRERRREIGTLMALGATPSLVTRMFLLKAWVLGIIGAAGGSVLGLTVAMVLGARWAGVVVKPLPDLIILATGAALIITTLAALWPARSAAKLDPCFCFQEV; encoded by the coding sequence ATGAACCTCAGAACCCTCGTTTGGCGCGAACTGGCGGAGCGGCCTTCGGCTATGCTTACCAGCACGCTCACCATCTTACTTGGCGTGATGGCGCTGGTCGCGATTCGTCACGTCACCGTGTTCTCGGAGCGCGAAGTTGGGCAGCAACTGCAATCGCTCGGTGCGAACATGCTCGTTCTGCCCAAGGACGCGACGTTGCAGGACTACTACTCAGCCGACCTCACCGAGCGGACGCTGCCGGAATCGCATGTTTCCAGCATCCTGTTGGAAAATCTGCCGGGCGTTGAGCGCCTTTCGCCCAAACTGTGCGTGAGTGCGAAGGTCGCGAACCGCGACGTGACGCTGACCGGTATCCTGCCGCAAAGTGAGTTTCAAGCGAAGGCGGCGTGGCAATCGGTGTCGCTGTTCAGCAACAAGCATGAAGGCTGCAAGAAAGCCTCATGCGGGCCGAAGACGTATGACGCCGCGCCCGAATTGCTTGCCAGCGAACGGACCATCGACAAGTTGAAGGGTAATGAGGCGGTCATCGGAGCCGACGTCGCCGAGTTCTCCGGGTTGAAGCCGGGCCAATCGGTCGAACTACTCGGCGAAAAGCTGCAAGTGCTAGCCGTGCTGCCGCGCACCGGCACGGTCGATGACTCGCGCGTCTTCGCACACTTGCACACGGTCCAACGACTGACGAGCGCGGGCGAAGTCGTCAACGCGATTGAAGTCATGGGCTGCTGTGAGGACGCAGCCGGTGGACTCGTCTCCAAGCTGGCTGAACTGCTGCCTGATGCGAAGGTCGTAACCATTTCACAGGTCGTCTCGACACAAGTGGGAATCAATCGCCTGATGGGCCAAATGTCACTGTACGTTTTGGGCATTCTGGTGATCGTCGGAGGAGCCAGCGTCGCGAGCACGATTTCGTCGAACGTGCGCGAACGTCGCCGTGAAATCGGCACACTGATGGCGCTCGGCGCCACGCCAAGTCTCGTCACCCGCATGTTCCTGTTGAAAGCATGGGTGCTCGGAATCATCGGAGCGGCTGGCGGCAGTGTGCTCGGCCTGACCGTGGCGATGGTACTCGGCGCGCGATGGGCCGGGGTCGTCGTGAAACCGCTGCCGGACTTGATCATACTTGCCACCGGAGCGGCACTCATCATCACAACACTGGCCGCGCTGTGGCCGGCTCGTTCAGCAGCTAAGCTCGATCCGTGCTTCTGCTTCCAGGAGGTCTAG
- a CDS encoding ABC transporter ATP-binding protein, whose translation MFHLQDITKVYRRRRQEVVAFKAGSLDIGLGEYVAVVGPSGSGKTTLLSMLGGMLSPDSGKVLFEGESLYDLPIAERTRRRRERIGFVFQTFNLVPYLTALENVQVPLFLHGVGKAEQRDRAVALLEQVGLGNRIDHKPSELSTGQQQRVALARTLANNPRLILADEPTGNLDPDSREAVLSMFDNFVREGRTIVMVTHDPAAAGRAVRRLCLSNGEVIEATDPNAKNAA comes from the coding sequence ATGTTCCATCTTCAAGACATCACCAAGGTCTACCGCCGGCGGCGCCAAGAGGTTGTCGCATTCAAAGCCGGGTCGCTCGACATCGGGCTTGGCGAGTACGTGGCGGTCGTCGGTCCCAGCGGCAGTGGCAAGACAACACTGCTGTCGATGCTCGGCGGCATGCTGTCGCCCGACAGCGGCAAAGTCCTCTTCGAGGGCGAGTCGCTGTACGACCTGCCGATCGCAGAACGGACACGACGTCGGAGAGAGCGAATCGGCTTCGTGTTTCAGACGTTCAATCTCGTGCCGTACCTCACGGCATTGGAGAACGTCCAAGTCCCACTGTTCCTGCACGGTGTCGGCAAAGCTGAGCAACGCGACCGAGCCGTCGCGCTCTTGGAGCAAGTAGGGCTCGGCAACCGCATCGATCATAAACCGAGCGAACTGAGCACTGGCCAGCAACAGCGGGTCGCCCTCGCTCGCACGCTGGCCAACAACCCACGCTTGATTCTCGCCGACGAGCCGACCGGAAACCTCGACCCCGATAGCCGCGAAGCCGTGCTCTCGATGTTTGACAACTTCGTGCGTGAAGGCCGCACGATTGTCATGGTGACTCACGACCCAGCCGCGGCCGGAAGGGCGGTTCGTCGCCTTTGTTTGAGCAACGGCGAAGTCATTGAGGCTACTGATCCTAATGCCAAAAATGCTGCATAG
- a CDS encoding efflux RND transporter permease subunit — protein sequence MDFLNRIIDFSLHNRVLVILGVLAAGVAGVFALQHLDIDAFPDTTPVQVQINTTAPALSPEEVERQITFPIEQAISGLPGLQQLRSISKFGMSQVVVIFDDGIDIYFARQLINERLGSVEIVQGIERPRMGPVATGLGEVFHYVVTGQGTDVTELRTIHDWVIKPPMRTVPGTAEINSWGGYVKQYQIRLNPDRLIKHGLTFDQVIEAVQKNNVNVGGGNISQPSGMLLVQGLGRTTNLDEIRQIVITAKDGVPIKVADVGDVVIGHEIRRGAVTANGRGEVVLGLGFMLMGENSHQVTWAMKNKLKSLEASLPPNVQIQPVYDRTQLVDYVIDTVRKNLFEGGLLVIAVLFAFLGNLRAAAIVALAIPLSMLFAFTGMYRFGISASLLSLGAIDFGLVVDSSVVMIENCVRHLAQDSNSGKTRLAIIRDAAVEVRKPTMFGELIIMIVYLPILTLEGIEGKMFRPMALTVIFALIGSMILSLTLMPVLASLLLPKRIAEQEPFLMRIAHAIHAPILRFAMHHKLAVMGFAASVLILAFGMIAPNLGSEFVPRLSEGAIAIGVVRLAGTDLSESVRYNTEMEKVILASFPDEVENVWSRVGTAEVATDPMGVELTDTFITLKPRSEWKKAATQAELTQLIDKALRDMPGQRLAYSQPIEMRINEMVSGVRADLGVKLFGDDFDVLVSKGQEIERVLNSIDGAADVAVEQVTGQPMLQIKVKQDQIARYGVTAQDVLELVESIGSKSVGEVVEGQLRFPLIVRLPEEFRDSPRSIGEMLISTPAGERIPLSRLASVEIVEGPSTITREWGQRRITITANVRGRDLGSFVAEAQQKIAEKVALPSARYRVEYGGQFENLQRAQTRLMIVVPLALTLIFALLYMTYHSIVDALRVFTGIPFAWVGGIFALWLRDMPFSISAGVGFIAMSGVAVLDDMILVSYVRQLRNRGLPLDEAVTQAAITRLRPVLMTTLVASLGFLPMAFGDGVGAEVQRPLATVVIGGVIGAMIMSLLVLRVLYLIFNTPAARREHRQETREETPADLVLAGSKEPPFSVWRNDE from the coding sequence ATGGACTTTCTCAATCGCATCATCGACTTCTCCCTGCACAACCGCGTGCTGGTGATCCTCGGCGTACTGGCTGCCGGCGTAGCCGGCGTCTTCGCGCTGCAGCACCTCGACATCGACGCCTTCCCGGACACGACGCCGGTGCAAGTGCAGATCAATACGACCGCGCCGGCCCTCAGTCCGGAAGAGGTCGAGCGGCAGATCACCTTCCCGATCGAGCAGGCCATCAGCGGCTTGCCGGGACTCCAGCAGCTCCGTTCGATCTCCAAATTCGGCATGTCCCAGGTCGTCGTGATCTTCGACGACGGGATCGACATCTACTTCGCCCGCCAGCTCATCAACGAGCGGCTCGGCTCTGTAGAAATCGTCCAGGGAATTGAACGCCCCCGAATGGGTCCGGTGGCCACGGGACTGGGGGAGGTCTTTCACTATGTGGTGACGGGCCAGGGGACTGACGTCACGGAGCTGCGTACGATCCACGACTGGGTCATCAAGCCCCCGATGCGGACGGTCCCGGGGACTGCAGAGATCAACAGCTGGGGCGGCTACGTCAAGCAGTACCAGATCCGCCTCAATCCCGATCGGCTCATCAAGCACGGCCTGACGTTCGATCAGGTGATCGAGGCCGTCCAGAAGAACAATGTCAACGTCGGCGGCGGCAACATCAGCCAGCCCAGCGGCATGCTGCTCGTGCAGGGACTGGGTCGGACGACGAATCTTGACGAAATCCGGCAGATCGTGATCACCGCGAAAGACGGGGTGCCGATCAAGGTTGCCGATGTTGGAGATGTCGTAATTGGACACGAGATCCGTAGAGGTGCCGTGACGGCCAACGGCCGAGGCGAAGTGGTCCTGGGCCTGGGATTCATGCTGATGGGCGAGAACAGCCATCAGGTCACCTGGGCGATGAAAAACAAGCTGAAGTCACTGGAAGCCAGCCTGCCGCCGAATGTGCAGATCCAGCCGGTCTACGACCGGACCCAGCTCGTGGATTACGTGATCGATACGGTGCGGAAGAATCTGTTCGAGGGAGGATTGCTCGTCATCGCCGTGCTCTTCGCCTTCCTCGGCAACCTGCGGGCCGCTGCGATCGTGGCGCTGGCCATTCCGCTCTCGATGCTCTTTGCGTTCACCGGGATGTACCGCTTTGGAATTTCAGCCAGCCTGCTGAGTCTGGGGGCGATTGACTTCGGACTCGTGGTCGACAGCTCGGTGGTGATGATCGAAAACTGCGTGCGGCACCTGGCGCAGGACTCGAACAGCGGCAAGACGCGCCTGGCGATTATCCGCGACGCCGCCGTCGAAGTCCGCAAACCGACAATGTTCGGCGAACTGATCATCATGATCGTCTACCTGCCGATCCTGACCCTCGAAGGGATCGAAGGCAAGATGTTCCGGCCGATGGCGCTGACGGTGATCTTCGCTCTCATCGGTTCGATGATCCTGTCGCTGACCCTGATGCCGGTCCTGGCGAGCCTGCTGTTGCCTAAGCGAATTGCAGAGCAGGAGCCATTCCTGATGCGGATTGCTCACGCAATCCACGCTCCGATTCTTCGGTTTGCGATGCATCACAAGCTGGCGGTGATGGGCTTTGCAGCCAGTGTCCTGATTCTGGCCTTCGGAATGATCGCCCCTAATCTGGGCTCCGAATTCGTCCCGCGACTGTCCGAGGGCGCCATTGCGATCGGCGTCGTCCGATTGGCCGGAACCGACCTGAGCGAGTCCGTTCGTTACAACACGGAAATGGAGAAGGTCATCCTGGCGAGTTTTCCGGACGAAGTGGAGAACGTCTGGAGTCGTGTGGGGACCGCCGAGGTGGCCACTGACCCGATGGGGGTCGAGCTGACGGACACGTTCATTACGCTCAAGCCGCGTTCCGAGTGGAAGAAGGCGGCGACGCAGGCGGAACTGACACAGCTCATCGACAAGGCCCTGCGGGACATGCCGGGACAGCGTCTGGCCTATTCGCAGCCGATCGAAATGCGCATCAACGAAATGGTCTCCGGCGTCCGTGCCGATCTGGGAGTGAAGCTGTTTGGCGATGATTTCGATGTCCTGGTCAGCAAGGGACAGGAGATTGAACGAGTGTTGAACTCGATCGATGGCGCGGCCGATGTCGCCGTCGAGCAGGTCACCGGTCAGCCGATGCTGCAGATCAAGGTGAAACAGGACCAGATTGCCCGGTACGGCGTGACCGCTCAGGACGTGCTCGAACTGGTGGAATCGATCGGCAGCAAGTCGGTCGGCGAGGTTGTCGAGGGGCAGCTGCGGTTTCCGTTGATCGTCCGACTGCCGGAAGAGTTCCGGGACAGTCCGCGGTCGATCGGCGAGATGCTGATTTCCACTCCCGCCGGAGAGCGGATTCCCCTGTCCCGGCTCGCTTCGGTCGAGATCGTAGAAGGGCCGTCCACGATTACTCGCGAATGGGGGCAGCGGCGGATCACGATCACCGCCAACGTCCGCGGGCGCGACCTGGGAAGTTTTGTCGCTGAGGCTCAGCAGAAGATTGCCGAGAAGGTGGCGTTGCCGTCGGCCCGCTACCGCGTCGAGTACGGCGGACAGTTCGAGAATCTCCAGCGGGCGCAGACCCGGCTGATGATTGTCGTGCCGCTGGCTCTGACTCTGATCTTCGCCCTGCTCTACATGACGTACCACAGCATCGTGGATGCGCTGCGGGTCTTTACCGGCATCCCGTTTGCGTGGGTCGGCGGGATTTTCGCACTCTGGCTGCGGGACATGCCGTTCTCCATCTCGGCGGGTGTCGGCTTCATTGCCATGTCGGGAGTGGCAGTGCTCGACGACATGATCCTCGTCTCGTACGTCCGGCAGCTTCGGAACAGAGGTCTACCGCTCGATGAGGCGGTCACGCAGGCGGCAATTACACGCCTTCGACCGGTGCTCATGACGACGCTGGTCGCCAGTCTCGGCTTTCTGCCGATGGCATTCGGTGACGGCGTGGGGGCGGAAGTGCAACGTCCGCTAGCGACTGTCGTCATTGGCGGAGTCATCGGAGCCATGATCATGTCACTGCTCGTGCTCCGCGTGCTGTATCTGATCTTCAACACTCCTGCGGCTCGACGAGAGCATCGCCAGGAGACTCGCGAAGAAACCCCCGCCGATCTGGTGCTGGCGGGATCGAAGGAACCACCCTTTTCTGTCTGGAGGAACGACGAATGA